GGGCAGCTCCTGTTGCAATCTTGTATGCCTTCAACCACAACTTTGTTCCTGGTAAGCTTTCCCTAATTTCCAATACAAAATTTTACTTTATAAAAGAAGATTTCAATGATTTTAGGCTATTATACACGCCAGAAGTTGATGACGATCCTAAATTAGGCATTGATTGGTCTTAGATAACTGAAGTGTTTACTTCTAGTTAACTCATTATTCATAACCTACGCGAGGATGCCTTGTTTTTCTCACTTTTATACCTGAGAACATTGCCTACTTTTTTTCTGCTTTTGCAATTGATCACAGTTGTATTTAGGCGGTATTCACATTCAGTTAGTGGAGTATAAGGAAAAGTGTGGCAGATTTGTGCCCATTAATTGCTCAACTATGTGCTTCCCTGTAGTCTTTGCTGCTTGAAATTTTAATTGCCTCACCCATCTGAGTCAATGTATTCTCAGGGACCGAAGTCCCTCTTCATGCTTTTATCCGAGTTCTTGGGACAATTATTATGTTTTGGCCTCAGAACATGTTCTGTCTTTTGAACTAATGGAATATTGGAGAGGGCGACAGTAGTAGTCATCTTTCAGTGCCGATTGCTATGTGATTATATTGATGTCGAGCTCTGCTTGAGAATGGGAGAGGTTGGTCATGGTTAAATAGGGAAGTTGTGAAGATAATTTTAATTACTATATTTTTACCCCTTTTCAAATATTCAAATGAGAAAAGATGACTTCTTGTTTTGTTGGCTGGGGGGGGGGTGTAGGTTTGGTAGGAGTGCACTCTCAAATGTGCCCCTTGCTTATTTAGTCTTAAATTAAATCGCACGCCAgattttttttctcaaaagtattaaTTGACCAGAAGTCAGAACTTGGATAGAGTGGAAGATGATGAACTATAGCAGGTACTTATGACGGATTTGTGACCAGTTCGCCTCCTGGTGCAGCCATGTGTAGCTGTGCTGAGTTTCTAGGACACTTATCTGGTTGATTGCCCAACCAATACTTGCTGATTCCTTTTCTATCCATTGATATTTGTACATAtcaaaaaagaataaataaacGCATGGTACAGTAGCTTGCAATTTGACGAGTAGGAAAAGGCAAGTGTAATATCCATGCTTTGTCGACCAGAGAACCTTTCACCGTTTGGAGTACTTTTGAATAATACTAATTAAAAGTTACTGGAAATTTCGTTGCAATTATTCTGAAGTGAAGTTCTGAATTTGGATGGGTTTTGTAAAATTTTTGCTGCTGGAATAAGGGAACCACAATAACATATTGATATCTTAGATTATTAAGTTGAAGATATGAGCGTTTAGATGGCTCAGCTCCATCTCCTGTTAATTCCCAACTTCTGCAGAATATCTGATCTTCCATAAGTAATTACTTATTCATAATCTTTTCCTTGTTGGTGCCCCTCCTGTGATAGTTTTCTCATCTGCATGTGCAGGGATAGCAGGCTTGAACTTGCTTTTTCAAACCTTTGAGATTGTCTATTCTATTACAGATTTTTAAAGCCTTCTGTGAAATAGCCTATTCACTTTAACATGTTCGTTATATTTGAATAATTAGAAGAGAGTACTTAGTGGCATTGATGGAGGACAATTTTAGGGCTTTCGTTGCCTTCGGATCGACATAAAATAAGAGCAAGTTATATTGTTCATCATGAGTACAtcaaactaagaacatgaagaaaaTTATAGGCTTTAGTGTTGAACATTTCATGGAGAAATTCCCTGATGGGGATCCTGTTCAGCATCTTATTGAAGAGCTCTTATTCCGTGCAGCCAAGAAAGCTGGTATATTTTCTGTCTAGTCTTTCTGTGTAGAGTTAAGGTTACTAAGTTACTGTTTCTGTGATTCTTTACGTTTTCTAGTGGCTGCACGCCCTTAATTTTTGCTAGGAAATtacatttaaattttcagatctttttttttaattttcagactCCCAATCATCTTCCCTTTTTTCTCCAATTTAGACCAACTCTATTAGATGGGAACACTAAATTGGACCCACTCCGATTCTGTGACACATTGACATACAATTGCTTATTCTGGATTTATGACCAGATTATCTACCATGACTTAGTTTGTTTACGTCTGCTTCTCTTTAACTGATGGACAAAGATACGTCTTGAAGTTTGAGAAACATCTTTGTCATTTACTCGTTTATGCTGCTGAACTAGCTCTAACATTTGGTAACTATAAAAAGCGTATGTCAAGAATATTGCTTTGCACTATTCAGCTAGAATTGTAAGCCCCTGAAAAGTACATTATATTCTAATTGAATCGTACTAGTCCTCAGTCCTCACCTTTTGACTTGGGTCTGTGGAATGTGGAAGTCTATTCTTTTGGGGAAGAAACGTTAGTAAAAGACTACACTAAATTAGTAATATGACTCACCCCTTCCATGGGTGAAAAAGTCCAAGCTCATCCATCAACCAAATATTGCAGCGAAATATTTTCCTTTATGCAGGTGTCCATGCAAAACCTTGGTAAATGTCTCCTTATCTAGTAATTTGAGTTTTTGCACCTATGTATTTCTCTGACACCTAGTTCTTTGGATCACTTGGTGGATCGGGTGTATCAATGAAGTGTAGAAATTGATAGATCAGATAACATTGTCAAGATCTTGATAACCCTCTTCCTAAAGAGGGCAAGACATGACATGGATGATTTATTTCATAGCATAGCTCTTCAGGGATCTCAAGATCAGCTGTCGATCTTCGTTTTCTAGAAGATGTGGCATGAGATCCACAACTGATCTGCTGAATATCTAGAAGCTGATGAATCGTCAAGCTGTTTTTTTCTCTTAAATGCTGAAGTTTAACATCAATTTAACTATGTCTTGATCCCAAACTAGGGGATTGGGTCCCTCATATGAATTCTGGGCATCCTTAAATTAAAGAAAGTCCTTTTAAACAACTCCAGATGATGTCATTGTTTCATGTTCCTAGATCTTTGTTATTCCATGTTGTGTCATTCTTACCAGTATTGTTAGCATTATTCTTGCATTTCTTATTTCTGGATCTTTGTTATTACACGGAGTGACTTTGTTTTTTCTTGTTGTTGTTATGGTTGGTTGCTTCCTCCTGTTTACTATTTCttaagccgagggtctttcggaaacagcctctctacctttacaaggtaggggtaaggtctacgtatgcactaccctccccagaccccacttgtgggattacactgggttgtttttgttgttgttgttgttgttgttgttgttgtgtatccTCATAGTCTAGTTAATTTGTTGAGTATTGTCTGGATTTCGCAATCAATTCTCATTGGCAGCATAGGAGGTAAGGCATGCCATTTACTTGTGACTGAAACCTGTAGAGTCAATGACAGAATTTGTATTTATCTTTACTAACCACAACAATAACTCAAGTCTATGTTTTATTTTTGGGTTAACTATGCAGACCTTTAAGGTTTCTCTATATAATATTTGCCTCTTGTATGGTTTTGCATGTCACTAACCTTACTGTTTTCCATAGCTCTGGACCTTAGTTGCGGGTTATTGTTATTGCGTGTCATCTATTTTATGGTTTTTAGGATGCTGTCATTATTTCTATGGTTATGTTGACGTTACTGATGAATtgtcttttcttgttttcttgttttatttccatctccctgagccgagggtctatcggaaacagcctctctgccctatcggggtaggggtaaggtctgcgtacacactaccctccccagaccccacttagtgggactttactgggtcgttgttgttgtatgGTTTTGCATGTCACACAAATAACTCTGATGTCATGTTTAAGAACCAAGTAATTTTTCCTATCCGAATGACCAACTGACCTTTTTGGGTTATACTCTTTTGAAAGATGTAAAGAATAAGCACCGGGCATAGAAGTGGCCTTTAACCGCAGGTGTTGGACAGTCATAAAGCGACCTGTGAATGCAATCGATAATTTTCACCTAGATGGCAGATTTGCAAAACGCTTTAATGTCGCATGTATTGCTCTGGAGAGATAGAGATAAACCTTTTTGAGTCCTGAAATCGTGTCATCTGATATCACAACTACATTTACTGCTAAGGTCATATTCCCCCGATATGTAGATCCAAGTGTTGGAGACTATGTTCTTTTATCATTCTTCTTGCTTTTATTGGCGTTAAGATCAATATCTTTTATATGACCATTTTAAATTAAAGTGCTTATATCTTCATAAGATATCATACTACTATGCTTTTCTGGGCCGAACTTTCTTTTCCCTTGTAGTCAGGGGGATTATGATTCTATACTAACCATTGTCCATCTGGAGCAGGTGTAACTGACATGTCTCCTCATTCTATGACATTACTGAGCGGATTTGTTGCCGTCATATCAGTCAATGTGGTTATTGCATTTTACATATGCTTGGCAATGCGAGAACCCTCAGATAAACATGAACCTGATCCTAAATTCCTGGCAGAGGCCAAAGCTAGCGTAAAGCAGTTAGGGCAAAACCAAGATGGTGGTTCATCAGAAACCCGCTCTAAACAAGAGTGAACGAAAAGTAAAGAAGACGTGAAGTTTCTTGAATGCATTGGGCGTGCATGCaggtgccaaaatttgaaaagaagACAACAAAAAAGTTGTGAAATCACACGATGAGTGCTTTAAGTTTCTTCGTGGTATTGAATTATCGTTCTAATTTTGAGGGAGAAGAGGGCAAAATCATTATAATTTTCGACTTGGTTGTAATATTTTAAAGCCTGCAATCGTTGTGTGGAGGACTTTGTTTCCAGTTTAACTTGGTTATATTGGTTGGTGCATGGTACGCCACACATTTTGCTTATAGTTTggcttgtactttcatcttcatTCCACTTCTTGGTTCATATATTTATTTTGTATCTGGCTCATGAGTATCATTCACGATCAGTATAGATAATCATTTGACCTCTCTCCTATCATTTGAATTTGGTGTATTGGAAATATCCTCTATACCTTCAtgaggtagggataaggtctgggTAAGCACTgtcctccccagaccctactttTGAGGATTTTACTCGCttttgttgttgtcgttgttacCTCTCCTATCATTTGAATATGTATGTTTCTTGATTTTTTTGCTGTTTTCCTTAACTTCTACTTATTTAGAAGGGGGAGTTGAGGTGCTCTTCGTCCTCCTACTTCGGGCTTAATTTTGGAAATATCCACCCCTTCTTCGGGGTTATTTTTGGAAATTTGCCCTCTAAGTGGCTTAAAGTTGTTCTCGTGTACATCCCTTTTGTTCAACACGTAAGCACCAGCACGGTCTTCAGTTTCTCATCTCACCCCGTGCTCTCTCTCTCCCCCCGTCGAGGTTGGCTAATGGGGCTATTCAACTATTGTTGTCGATTTTGACggtaattccttttttttttttttttttttttttttttactttcacCGAAGAAAACTTGTAGAGATTATCTTTTTAGCTTTCAGATGCccttgttttgtttttttgggtTTTAAAAAAGGTCTGCTAGAGACTAAGGTAAGGTGTTTTTGGGTGTACTTATGTCTTTTGCTTGTTGAATAGCGAGCAAATGCAACTGAAAATCAAGAAGTCACTCCAGTATCTTTGCCATCGAGTACGTGGGTGCCACTATTGCCATCTTATGTTAGAACATGGAGAACTCATTCATGTCACTTCTTTTTATTCTAAAATCACGCCGAGTCAGTGTTGTCTGATATACAATTGAGTCATAATTCATCTGCTTCCTCAAGATGTTATAAGAAAACAATGTAGAAAACTACTACTATTTCTATTTATTCAGGGAGTTTTGCAACATTTAGAATAGTATTTTCATTTGTTCAAGTGAATATGTGAAAAAATTGAATGTAGGAAACATACCTTCATCTTATGCAGAGAGAAGCTGAAAGTTAAAACTTGTCTTCTAACTCAATCCACACTTGCATTCTAAGTTGACTCCTTTAATCATCTCCAAAAAAGAGGGATAATAATCATCTAGCGAGAATTCCACCAACATTGACTCACTCAGTGATTGGTTTGTTAAGCCCTCAAAATTGAAGAGCTAAGAATGACACTTTTTTGTTATGTTGGTTTGTCAGTTAAATTTGTGAGGCTACTGGTTTTTTTTACGTCAGTTTTAAGGTGAATGTGTGTACTAACGAACTCTGTTTATTCTACACAGTTGGAAAAAGCACACGACACTTGGAATAAGAGCTCAAAGTGAATGCACCTTTTAGCAGATGTTGCcgagcttataagctggtcaaattgGCTTATAAACACATTTTGGCTTATCTGCGTATTTGGTAAACACCCAAActgcttataagctaaaatcaACCATAAGTAATAAGTTGGTCACCCCCAACTTATGATTTTtcaacttataagcacttttagttTGACCAATACTTTTACTAGTTTATCCTTAATAATATTTTCTAGTTCACAAAAtactttttccaaaataaattttttgACTTTCTCTTCATTCCATACTcgttaattttttttcttcacaaaGAATTTTTTTAGTTTATAATCTTTTGAAAAAATTTCAAGGGTATTTAGTCATTTTAGCAAAAGAATAGCTTATCAATACTTTTTTTTACTAAACACATCAACTGCTTATTATCAATTTCAGCACTTCTAGGCAAACACGTAAATGCTTATTTTAAAAATcagtttcaacacttaaaaatgCTTTTCAGCACTTCAAGCTTATCAACTATTTACAATAAGCTAATCCAAATGGGTTCTTAATCACAAAACAAGGTATGTTTTATATGTTACACAAAAACATTTGGTGAATAAATTCAAATAAAGTAAGTTTTAGAAATTCTTAATCATTGTTTTAAGTTGCTCCACCATATTTTAGTTACTGGTGTTTCATTCAGATGCTAACTCATATCTTTTGATACCAATTCAGGATCTCAACAAACTCTAACCTAAGATCAACAAACATGTTAATATGAGAATTCCTCTTCAGTTCGCTAAACGTTAGAATATATAAAAAGAAACTCGCTTCACGAAAGACATTACCTTTGTGATGCTATTTTAGGCACTGGTTTAAACATGACTTGTATTCAAGGCAAGAATTTGTAACCCCAAAATTATTAGTGTGCTTTTGCAGACTTTGGACTAATTGCTATATCGCTGCAAAAAAGCCGGTGTCTTTGTGCTATGGGCTATGTGAATGTTTATTGCTCTAGGTGCATGTCAGCCGGAGGCATTTGAGCACGACAGGAGCATCACTGTATGTTAATTACTATCGATAAAATTTGACGTACAACTCTTTGAATACTTAATGATTATGATGCCTTATTATCCAAGCATAAATATAAAGTTCTAAAGAAAGAGAAAGTACCGAACATAGAGATATTTCTTCTCAAAATGGGTACTACGAAAAGAGAAGGTGTTTAGTTTAAGCATGTTTCAAACTTTAAAGTTTCTAATTTTTTTCTCGAATAAAAAAGGGCCAGTAATCAAAGGGGTattcaaacttcaaaaataatTAAAACATAATAAAGAAATCAAGATTAAGGGTGTGCTAATAGTCAAAGAACTGAAGAAGAATCTTTAACTCTAATTGCCATTACCGAGTCGAAGTTGA
The Nicotiana sylvestris chromosome 11, ASM39365v2, whole genome shotgun sequence DNA segment above includes these coding regions:
- the LOC104235903 gene encoding uncharacterized protein isoform X1 translates to MQGRRRGYHRLVLLGSKVSGNMSGVVNKFFITSLVMWAAPVAILYAFNHNFVPGVTDMSPHSMTLLSGFVAVISVNVVIAFYICLAMREPSDKHEPDPKFLAEAKASVKQLGQNQDGGSSETRSKQE
- the LOC104235903 gene encoding uncharacterized protein isoform X2 — encoded protein: MSGVVNKFFITSLVMWAAPVAILYAFNHNFVPGVTDMSPHSMTLLSGFVAVISVNVVIAFYICLAMREPSDKHEPDPKFLAEAKASVKQLGQNQDGGSSETRSKQE